The genomic stretch GCATGATATGTGTGTAGTCTGGGATTTCTTACCATTTGGGTGAAGTGCCAAGAAGAGGGAAAAGGCTGCAAGTTTTGAATAGTCAGAAGCATGTATGTTGGAGGAGAggattgaaataaataagaggGTGGAGAGGGAATAATAAGGACATCACATTAGATGATCCTCCCCATATAGTCTGAGCATGCATGAGGCTATTCAAAACACTACAAAGGCATCAGATGTGGTACACTGCATCACTTGACAAAAGCAAGCATGCTGTTTTCCTAAGTAACTCAACTTTTTATATCATTCATTGGCTGATTTTGAAGTAATTATGATTTATATTATCAGGACACCTTTGATAGATTCATAGGTGTTATAAACTGGGTAAACGTTGATTTATTGAAAGTGAGTACAGTGATTCAGGTATGCTAGAACAAGGTAGGAGTTATTCccataaataaaagtaatcaaAAGGTGATTCACATTATtggaatatttgttttcaaatgatttaAAGTAGATGTGTAACACAATTGTGGATTTTTAGCTAGATGAAGAAAAAGGGTTTAGCGATTGAAATACCAGCTGGTAACATATAcctgttgtgtttttgtgaatacCTTAAAAAGTAACTTTTGCTCTTTAATATGCTACTTTGCTTAAGTTCTCAAAAATATCCTGTATATTATTGTTAAACCAATACATAACACATTGCAAGATAAGTTATAAATGTCAGTCgtgtttaaataaaagtttcttcatttaaattttgtgcTATTTGTGGtatgactgataaaaataaCTGTTGCTATTCAGAAGTGTCTGAAATATTATAGTTGATGAAtgtgaatgttttaaaataaggCATCCTTATTCATAAGCAGAAATTTACTTGATGAAGTGTAGTTGGATGCTAAGAATCACACTGAAACTGCGtgtttgattatatttttaaacagtcatCAATCATGTTCTTTGTGTTCAGTATAACTTGAAGATGGTGATGTTTGCCTGATTTGTGACTTGGGGATCTAACTTATATGTTGAGCTCATGTAAAGGGAGAAATAGACTGGGTTGGAATATACATATTATCTTGTCTATGACCACCATCTGAGAGTGTGagtgcacacatatacaccttACCAAGATGGAAATAATAAGATATGACAACCCTTTACTTGCAGTGtcctaaagtgaaaatttagGGGCAGGAAGATGTGTCTGCAAACAGTCCTCAATGTAGGTAAAGCTAATGAAAGAGCCCTTTATCTTATCAGTCCGCAAGACCAGTCCAGGTTTTACATTACCTAGGCTTGGTAAACAGCTCTGGTGAATCCCACTAGAAGAGGaggaagttttattttatatgacaCCACATGCGCAAAACAGAGAAGGCTAGAGACTGCCAGTGGAGCAGGGAAATGTGACAGTCTTGTGTGACATTTTATTCATCATGCAACAAAACAACTATGCAGAGTGCATTTTCCGGCTGTTGGTCGGTCAAGCTTTGCAAAGAATTAGAAGAAGGGTGTTTGGATAAGGCTGAGTGCCCTCACCAGCTGCCAGCCACACTGGGCTGGTTGTGTTGTTTTGCTGGGCGGTAATTGGTGTTTGTTGTGAGCTCAGTCTTCATGGTTcaagatgtttatttatgtgGTGGGAGTTCAAACCACCCCTTCTGCTGACCAGCAGAGTAGGGGGGACCTCCAAAAACCAGGTGAGCATTTGAGCATCAGTGGCAAGTGAATATTTTGTACTTCCAGGTCGCTACTATTGTAGCTCTGCAGAGTGTATTTGTAACTTCATTCTTCCTTCCGCCGTCACTTCTGTCCCTCCAAAAAATACCCTGTTTGCCCAGCACATGGCTTCCAGATATTTTGAAAGTAGCATGACATTTTCATAACTTGTTGgcttttaagaaagaaagaaaaggtgcaATTTATATCAAATGGCTAGGAATATGCTTTTCTTTAGGGGCGTTTTTGGGGGTTACTTTCTTCGTTAGTTTTGTTAGCAAGCAGCATGGTAGTAAGAAGAAATGTAACAAACTGTGAAGAAATCAagcaaaaaaccaacaacctgGTAAGACTAAAACTACaactccaattttttttcccagtaatGACAGAATGGTCATGAAAGGGGAGTTGTTAAgcagaagaacaaaaatcagTTTGACAGGCAGAGCaggtattttctttctgttaagTGAGCATTTATTTCCTTAGTCTTTATGGAGAAATAGCAGCAGAAATAATATAATCATTACAGTTTAGTGGCTAGACAAAGCAGTTTGCCATTTCCTGTCTTTACCAAGTGGCAGTCACAATAGCAGGTGTTGTGTAGGGTCTTAAAtattctctctccttttcctgTCATGCATCAGCACCCAGTGCAGAGCAAGTAAGTTTTGTGCATTGCCTGGTAAAATGTTTATGGAGACATCTGTTCCTGTAGGCCGGGCCTTATGCAAGTTGTTGGAAGGTCGGGAGCTTCACACTTTGAATAGGCCCTGGCTTTATGAGCAGGTAGGTGCTGTCAGGCTTCAGGCTAAGAGCTGGCCGGTGAAGAACTGAGGGCAAAAGTTCAGTGAAAGGATGGGAGGGGGGAGGTCATCATCAGTCTCTTTTGATGCAACTACCTTGAGAGAGCTGTCAGGAGGCGTTGTGGTATGCTGCAATATTGGGAGGAATTTAGGAGGTTGAGAAATGTCTGCACCAACCATTCACAGAATAGCCAATGATTGTTTCCTGCATGTTGCCATTTCCGTTTTAACACTTTTAACTGGAGATATTCTATCAGTACATTTTCTTGGCAGGTTAGATAAATTGGAACTGATATTCATTAATGGTAGGTGAGGGCTGTGATactgaagaagaaaagttgATCATAGATCTTGTCATTTTGCCTGAAAATTATTCCATCCAGTGTTTGACCTTTTATCTATGCATACAAACATGTCAttgcatgtgcatacacatatatttatttatagatgcACTTTGCTAAAATTACAAGTCCCAGTGAGACTCAAATACAGCCAATGTTTTCCCTGATGTTATTTTTTACAGTCAGGGTTGTGATAGTCCTTCCCTTTGATATCTCTGCAGATGTTTTTTTGTATATAATCCTGCAAGTCACAATCTGCTTCAGCAATCAgtataaaaattcatttaaatataCTCAGTAGAGGTTTGTTTCATTGAATGTTTTCCATCATGGCATTGTAGTAGTCTTTATGCTTAACAGATGCAAGTGGTTATTTTCTAAACATGTGTTTCTAACTCTTTGTCATATCTTTGGTTTGGATAAATGGTTACAGTAATAAACTTTTTTGCACTTTCTTGAAACTAGTGTGCCCTACAAAGTTTACTAGATCAAAGGCAGATGTTAGCAAGGTTGAAAGGACAGGGTTAGAGTAAACATGCAGATGATAAACgctcctttttctctttcttttcttcctctttttctacGCTTTCACCTCCCCCCTCCCTCTTCAAATTCAAGAAATACAATTGTGTCTGGGAGAGGCAGTAGGGGTTTGAGTAGAACCGATTCTCTCTCAGTGTGCTATGTCATGATTATGAAAGGCGAGTTGTAAGACAAACAGGGCAGTGGTAGGCAGAAGACTCCTGACTGGTTAAGCCTGGGCCCTGGTCTGAAAGATGTCAGTTGCTCAAGTGCATCAGCAACTTGACAGGTAAAATTACCACCTTGTCACTTTACAGTGACTGATGAGAGTACTGCTGCCTAGCCTGCTTTGCCCCTCCAGTTGTTTTGGCATAAGGCACCAGCATTTCGAAATAGCACTTCCAGATTGCTCTACTTATAGCAAATTGAGTACTATGTTTTCAGATATAGGAATGAAAAGTACCCATGCCAGAGTaattcaaacataaacaaaagatgTATTTTCTTACAACCCCAATGAAATATAAATCCCTGAATAAGAGACTTGGAAGTATCAAGGAATGCTCAATAAGTGTCCTCTTCAGGATGGTATTattcattgtaaaatattcaacTTAAATATACACCTgcttatttgattttatttctggtaAAAATAGAACTTCATCCTGCACACATCCtgctcatgcacacacagtGAGCTGAGCTGCTACTGTAATTGGTTGCAGAGTAAAGGTCACAGCATTTTCTTTTGCAAACCTGGCCTGTTAACTTCAAAATGGGTGAGATACCTCCTCAAGCCATGGGCAGCTTGAATGCCAAGTTTAAAGTCAGGctcttgtttgttctttgcTACATTGCccctaaataaagaaaaggaaaagtcCCAGGCCTAACTATTGGTTAGACTTGTTCCTTAGAGATGAAACCATGCATGCCAGggcttttgacatttttcaatcTTAACTGGACTACAGCTGAGTAGAGGTAAAGTTTGCCCATGCAGTTTATATTACAGAGTACATAAGGTGCTGCAGAAACTTAACAAGAGGGCTTGAATGTCtaagaaaaagttttgaatATCTGAATAAGGGATCTTGAGTGCCTAAATAAGAGACTACATAATTAACTATCACTAAAAGTCGTTCATATTCATGTGCTTAAAAATGATTAACCTGATATGTTACTGTTACTAACTTGGCTgcaaaaggaaataagaaaCTATGTTTtctaacaacatttttttttcatggaattATAAAGAGGAGTGTAAGTTGTGTGGGAACTGGGTCGCTAGCAGCTCCTGTCAATCTGCATTGGTAAACAGGATATTTATGAAAAAGGGCGATATGTGTAGACCAATTGTGTTTGCCCTGCTTGTGCCTGTTTGAGGCAAGTGTTTGACCACATTCTGTTAAAAGAAGTCCTTAGAAttgagtaaaaaaattaaaatgtacatgTTTGAGCTGAATATTAGACCCAACACATTCTCATACAAGAACTCCACAAATCTGGCCTGTAGAAAAATAAGAATGCAAGTGTGATATCACCATCAAGTTTGTAAAGAAAGCACAAATTCAGAGTATTGAATGCAAAACTGTTTGGCTGTTTACAGCTGTGTGTAAGCAGTTAAGAAGCAGGTCATAATTCATATCTGCAATTACATAAGATATTTTGTCTAGTTTGCTTTTGTCCTGTAACATGAACTCGGAGATTTGAATCTCAAAGGTAAATTTTGAATTTCAACGTAGTTGCTCAGCCAGTCCACTCCAGTTGGCAAGAATTTGCATAAAATGACATTGCAGTAGGTAAATTTGTCCCTTTGGCGAACTGTGTACTTACATTTTCAGAAACTTTCAAAATGTAATTAAGTATGTATATAATAGATTTGTAAATTTCTATGTTGTGTGAGCACTTACATTTGCAGAAACTTAAAGACTGTAATAGagtgtttgtattgtttctatttctttaattgtagccatctttttttttttttaaccttattcTTTTTTACTTGCAGCATAGCATTAGCTGATtgggaaaaaattatttgcacgCAGGAGagtcatttgtttttgttctttcacttttcttgctAATTATAAATCAATGTTTCGTGATACTTGGTCCCACTTGTTGACAGTGATGGATAGCATTCAGGAACACACCTGAGGTGATTTTTGTTCCCATGAGTAAAATTGCTTCTTTCTTCCCTGCTGAATTTTCATCAAGCATTCATCATATGTTGTCCGGTCTCTTTATGGCTCAGAATCTTTTTCACCCTCAGAAACTTTAGCTTTGTAACCCAGAAGAACTGCTGAATATGGTCTTTACATAATTATGAGGTTTACAGAGGGTGgaggttttttaaattatgtttgacACATTTCTGTGGTCTGTTTTCCACAGACAGTATATtcatatggttttttttttggacatcTGCTTATCATGTCTATGTGCAGCCATACATTGTTAGCTATTCCTGTACTTTAAAATTTCATGAATATCTGCCTTAGCTTGTTTAATGcagactgaaaaataaaatgatgtgtggtggaggggtggggtgaaAGTAGTTGGAAAGGGTATGTTGACACATCACTCTTGACACTTTTGTACATGGAGCACTAAAATCATGTAGGAATGTCCTGATAGCCTGGATCATGTCCCCATAGCTGTTAGCAGTTAagctgcagttttgtttttccgACTACAGCTATGATTGATGCACCATAATTTTTTATGCTGCTTGACAAGCAGGATTCAGGGGTTTGGCAAAGAGGTTTGGTCCCTGAAGAGTTTTATGTAGTCAGCTGTGATGTAATCATGTCACAGTTGAGGGCTTGGTCATTTAAAGAAGCTTTCTTGAGCTGCATGTGGCCTAGGTGGAACACCGTCATCACAGGGCTGTACTGCTTTGTTGCTGGTTTTCTGAAAGCACTCCTGCCAGTAGTTTTATTGAGCAAACTTTGTGAGTGTaaaaaattatgtcaaaatATCACCATGTTtacaattgtttgttttgtttataattcattcccatttaaaaaacaaacactagtTATTAAAGAACAAGAAGTGGCATGTGCTTAGTGACAAGTGGCCTCATTAAGTCTTTAAATTATACAACAAAAGATCAGAAACAGTTAagagttttctgtaaaatagCCTGGTTGATGAGTGTGTGGCTGTTGATGGGGTTGAGCAATATTgcatacacttttttctttgcaggcAGTAGATATTTATGGTGTTTATAATGTGGCTAATAATAAATCTGCTGGTTTTTATATTCTAGTTgctaacatatttttaattaagtaTGAACTAAGAACGAGTTCTGTAAATTTACATCTTTTGACACTATTAGTTGTGTGTACTTGTATTCATAAACTTTCTTCCATTGCAGTGCCTGAAATAGCCAAAGTTCATGATGCATACATCATTGCTGTTGAAGAGAATGCACGGAAGAAATTGGAGGACTTGTCTATCAATCACAAGGTGGTGCCAGTTGATATGACCAGACCCCCTTCATACAGAGAAGAAGGTGTAACATCTTTTCGTGCAGAACCTTGCGagagcaaaaagaaagagacgCTTGTGCAGCAGGTAGAACAGGAAGAAGAGATTCATTTGGTGGATCCAATCCCTGAGAACTCCTTGTCAATGCCTGTAGCAGAAAAACAGCGCAAGGCCATTCCTTGGGGGAGCAGTGGTGGTAGTGTCAATGGTAGCATTGAAGGAATGGAAATGAATGGAGTCATGGAAAAGGAGGGCCCACGTAAGGGCAAGGGAGGAAAGGGCAAAAAAGAAGGCAGAGTGAACAAAGCTCACAGCAATCCAGACACCCTGCTGATTGAGGATTTGGTGGGGCGGGGAAAACTTTCATCCAATGGGAAGGCCTCAAGCCATGACTCTCTGAACCACTCCTCCCACGAGGTCATCCTGTATGGTCCCGACTCCAACACCGACTTCCAGCATAGTGGCCAGAACTCTTTTGAATACAGTGACAGCGGTCCTCATAGAGAGATGGCCATTGACTGCCCAGACAGTTTTATTGGTGCTATCAAGACACCTCCAAAGTACCCCCCACCTTCACAGACTTCTTCCAATACTGCTGTCCCATCCAGTGGTCCCCGTGTTCCCCCCACCACTCCTAACAAAATGTCGGACTCtatgaaagacaaaacaaagacagacaacACACTGTCAGATGCTGCTGCTTTGGTGACAGGCTCCCAACACAAACCCACTGTTGAACAACTGGAGCGTCTTCGCAAGCACCAGGAGGACCTGCGCAAGCGACGTGAGGAAGAGAGCCGGCAGCAGCAAGAACAAGAATTCTTGCGCGTGTCTCTTAGAGGATCCAAGAAGTTGCAGGCTCTAGAGAACCGTAAGATGGCACCAGACACACAGGCACCACCCACAGGCTTTGTCAACACAGCCTACGTTGATGCAGAGGATGACTACGAGGCAGcagatgatgttgatggtgtaccATTGTCCCAAGTGCAGCCCAGGGAGCGTTACCTAAAGAAGAATGCAGGTATAGTAGCTTTGAAAAATTGTGGTTAAAGGACTTACTCCTTTTCACTTTGGGGTGAAAAGGAGAGTATTTGCAAACTCATCCACACAAGTACACATCTGTGTGTTCATCAGGATGGATAATAgttgttaaaatgtttaggtTTTGGCAAGCCACATTTCCTactttttaaagtgttaaagGAGTTTTAAGGTCTGTAGGTGACCATTTTACTTCATTCTTCTGACCAGTGCTCCAGGTTCAAAGAGATCAAAATTTTTCAGCAATATAttatctactttttctttttaccagtAGCAGTTATGTTTTTagataaaatatgtttctatCCAAAGAATGGTCAGCCATATCCATATCTTGGTTGTTTTAAACTTTCTGATTGCATTGCAGGTATAGAAGATCTTTTGTCAACCCTGCATCACATCCGCAACCGTCTCAACACTGGTGACAACACCAGTAGCTCCGCGGGCGGCCATCAAGTTACATTTCTCAAGACCCTTTTCCACAATCCTCAGTTTCAACAAGCAGTGATCATGCATCAGAAGATGGTCGATATTACCTCTCGATCCCCTCATCCCCGCCCCGTGAGGACTGATGCTCGTGAACTGTTCATGGAAGTGCGTTCAGCATCTCCTTCAAAAAGCAATGAACCAGCCATGAAGGAGCTGATCCAGCTTTTGAGCAAGCCACACATGAAGGCAAGTAAAgattttgtgtttgctgtcatcacttctttctcatttttcttcccATAGGTACTTTAATCCTTAGTACAGCTAAAAATACCATGCTATTTGCAGTATTAGAGCCTTATCCTCATTTGCATTAAACAAAAAGTTCCATTTGTATTTTGTGACACTTGTTTTGTatgatattgtttttattagttattttttGCTTGATATTATCTTTACATTTTAGTTTCAAGGTAGTGCATCAGAACtgggaaacattttattattctaaTACTGACTGTTCCACTAGGAAATCAGTAATGCTGAGATGAGTTTACAGTATTTATGACATTCAGTTCAGTCTCCCACACTTTGTCTGAAACTTTTGCTGCTTGGTATAAAGCCAAAAggattaaaacatgaaaaaagaacaatgatTTAAAAGGATTCTTTTAGTGATTAAAAACTCTTTTAGCAAGAGGCTGGCATTTCAACATAGATATAGAAACCCATGTTGCTGACAGCTGGTGCCTCCATTACAAACACCCATCCATACCTACCATCTCCactccccccacacacccacccttACATCTACAACTGCTATAACAGAAAGAATTTGGGGAAAGCTAAGGTACGCCAGAGGTTTGTTATTGCAACAGCTGGAAGTGAAGGGTTTCCTGGACTGATGAGCACTCAGGCGATGAGTGGACTTTTTTCACTGTTGGATTAGTGGGAGCAGGAGTGTTTCTCTCTGTTAATGTGGGACTGTCATAGTTGAAGCAGTGGCCAGTGGTCAAGGCTGGAATAAAGTGGGTGCAAGAGTGCTTCCAATGTGATGACACAGGTGCTGTgtcagcagtagcagcagtCTTGGATGTCATTCCAAAGCAGTCGCTTTCATTCTGTGTTGGTAAATAGGGAGGATGAAAGTTTGGCAGTCTGTATTTTCACGTAAAACTTTTTACTGACAAAAGTTGTCTTTGTCAAGAATTGCATCAAGCCTTGCATGATTAGCCACTGCATGTAATTTATGGGATAAAGTCCTACAGTTTATTTGAATAGTTAGGAGGCTGCGCCTTCAAATTGTTTCGTAGCATTTTTACATGTAGGTTAAATCTTTCTATCGTTAAATCTGGCTCACAGCTAAAAGGAGTGTTCATTTTTGTAATGGTCATTAGTGTCATTAATATTTGTCACTTGCACTTTTTCAACCGTGAAGCTGAAAGTATCTCTGAGTTAGTCTAAGTGACTTGATCATTTAGAATCTAGCAGCTAATTGCAGACAGCagcataataaatatatataggcATGAAAAATTACAGAATAGTTTATAGGTTTGCTGCTTTAATACAccttgaaataattttgtaaatgttgagATGTCTTTACCATCTCCAGAATCTCTCATGTTATCCCAATATTGTACAAAGCATTTTTACATGCATGATCTCTGCAAGATGCTGCCATTTTGTGATTTGTACTGATGTTATGGCTGCTGTTGCCACAGAACCTGTTGAAGGCCCATGATGAAGTGGCCGAGCGAGAGAGCCAGCCCATCTTGCACAGCCAGGACAGTGAGCTGGACTACCCACTCCTGCAACATGGCGAAGACAGTGTGAAGATCATTCATCTGGAGAAAACCAACGAGCACTTGGTCAGTGGTTATCTTCAGTTTTGCTTTGTCTAGCTGGTTGCTTGTCAGTTTTTCTCATTATGTTATAAACTATAAACAGGCTAGCAGTTTATaattctttgtttctctgtttgaTTTCCTGGATATGTAAGTATGAGAGGAAGAGCTAGCAGTTATTTTTATCCTCagtctctcctcttcccctcccaTATTTATTGACAAAGCTATGAAAGGTTACATTTTACAAGTAAAAGattttcatcacacacacagctacacaaGTATGGATGAGAGAAGTATCTTTTTGCTGCTTGGCAACTGAAGTATACATGCAAGACCAGTTAGGCATTTGGGGAATAGTTTAGCAGTTTTCAAGCTGAATATTCTTGCCTCAGTCTTCGTCTTTATCCCCCACCCTCCTGGGCTATCCCCTTATCAGTCACCCCTCTTGGACCCTTGTCAAGTGAAGAGGCAGCCTGTCACAGGCAGACACTTGTAACTTTATGTAGTTTGCAGAACAATGCTTAGCAATCAGAGCCTGCCAGCTAGTGGGTTTGACCTCCCCACAGGCCTTGCTTGGgcaaggggtggggtgggggagttgTGGGGATTGGGAGAGCTCTGGTAGCAGCAGCCCAGTTCTGATTAGGTATTAATTTGCACAAGGTGTAACTGTGTTTAATAACAAAGAATTGCTTATGATTAATCATAGGTATTTGACTAATTTAAAGTTACCTTGTGTTAAAAATATCGCATCGCGTGCAATCCTTTCTCCTGTGTATAAGAGCCCATATGAGTGTGTGGACATGccttagagagagagatggacagggttgggaaagggagagagaaatggTGAGGTGGGTAAGAGGAGCTATCACTTTTCAGAAGAGTTTAATAGTTTGTCCTACATCCCCAAAGTGTGCTCTTTGTACACTTAGAGATCTTAGCAGgcaaatgtgttttacaaacccccagaatataaaaaaaaaacaacctggaAGATTCCTTGTTCGAGGAAGGGGTATGGGGAGAAAGAAggggtgtggtgtgtgtttatgtagggggtaggtgggtggggaagaaagGTGACTGTTTTCGCCTCAGGTATATACAATTATTTGCAAAGCTTGCTTCAGATTCTAGATCCTAAGGAGTGAACTCTAACCCTGTTAGCTGTGGAGTTAACTTTTGCAGGACAACATTTATACCCTTTTGGTAATGTGAAATCACATTTGTACTCTATACTGTCATGAATACCCtcactttcttttgttattggGATCTTAGAATTATaggtttctttctctcttcccttttaCAGAACTGGTAGTGGTAGAGTGAAATTCAGTGTTGTAAAACCTGTGTGGGTACCCTGACAGCTTTATGGACTTTACCTGTCAAATTTTATTTCCCAGCATTTTTCagagagcggtccggtggcgcaacggttagcgctgtttgcgcctgtcaccaatacagtgaaggttggctgccctgagttcatttctcgtctcgggcacgctgatccttctctgcacgtggcatctgtttacagggctggctgcttgccgtaatatagccttagctgctgacacggcgtaaaacaccaatcccccccccagcatttttcatctttgaaaAAGACTAGGCAATTCCCTATTCAGACAAATGAATATAATTTCCTTATCAGTGACACTTTCTTGGTTCATATGTATCTTCTACAAGTTGATCGTCAGTGTATGACAAATATTATAAATCCCACCAAAATTCCCTGTAAAGAATCAAAAGACTGTTTTATAAAGAAAGCATAatgtggcagtgtgtgtgtgtgggagagagagagaaaaataattctaGTGAAGTGCTGTGCAGCTGCATTTTGATCTACAAGaggtttttagtttttagttatattttcatcccggattattattttaatgtttattatacCTACTATAAGTGTTATATGTGGCTTGAGATTGAATGCTCTGACTTTGAAACCAGCAGACCATGGAGCATGCCAGAGCAGAGTCTATGAAACTAGAATAAAAATCCTGCAAAACATCAGCTTTGACTTGCAGCTTCTGTATCATAATCACAGCATATCTTGACAGGCACTTTCTGTGAACAGAGTTCAtgtgttaaataaaaattggCGTATTGTCAGTTGTAGTGCCCAACTTATTGTAGGCATCCATTTTTTCCACCTTCACACCCTATCGAAGTTCAGCAGATCTAcaatgcagtgtcatcagaaATCTTAATGAATGAGATGAGATGAGAGCCCTTGCACTCatttataatgtaaatattacTGGTGATAAGACTGTATCTTGTGGACCACTGGTTGTTTGCAGGCCTGTTCTTAGCCCCCACcgcccgaggcatagggtatgtgtGGGGCCCTCAAAGCCATGATTGCCACTGTTTTTATCAAAAGCCTGGGGGCCCTAGGCAGGTGCCttgtctgcctgcccctaagcaaaGTCTTAGGTGTTTGGTATTTTTAGTTGAGGAAAAAGTCTCCGATGAGAGTACTGTCTGAAATCTGTTGATTAACATGGTGCATGATTTACAGTATTAATATTGTTTCAACTTCAAACCAGCAGATTTTAATGTCATGAGATGCTGTTGTGTGTTACCAAATGCTGATGAAGATTTTAcacaaatatgtatattttatttataaatgtacatgACATGTCTGATGGTACAGCTAAAGTAGCTGTCACCAAGGGATCCATTATCCCAAGGCCCTGTTGCTTAGGATGGGTGTGTTTTTAGCCCAAGGATTCCTTGATAGAACAACAGTAACTCAGCTGGGCGGCCTTCTGGAATGCAGTTATCAAATCTGGAAAGTGGAATCTTTGGGTAGTCCAGCACGTGTGGTGGGCTGCTTAGTGCTGACCTTTTGGGGAGTCACATTCCTATTGTCTTTGCCTGTCTTCAGTCACAGTAGACAATGGTCTTGGAGGGATTGAGGGAGAGGTTGGGGTGTTCCTGTTGCTGTGGCTTTTGGTGGGAGGAAGATGGCAGGTGATAAAGAATGGCCGGCATGGCAGCAGACCTCATCTTCTGCCAAATGAAGATTCAGCTTTTTGTTCCTCAGCTATCATTGGCCTTTATGATACATCCATTAATCTCTGTTGCAGACTTTCTGGTTTCAATGGTCTCAGTATTGTTGAGGTTAACATTGGTTAGCATGTAGTTG from Pomacea canaliculata isolate SZHN2017 linkage group LG8, ASM307304v1, whole genome shotgun sequence encodes the following:
- the LOC112570545 gene encoding MAGUK p55 subfamily member 5-like isoform X5, with product MTRPPSYREEGVTSFRAEPCESKKKETLVQQVEQEEEIHLVDPIPENSLSMPVAEKQRKAIPWGSSGGSVNGSIEGMEMNGVMEKEGPRKGKGGKGKKEGRVNKAHSNPDTLLIEDLVGRGKLSSNGKASSHDSLNHSSHEVILYGPDSNTDFQHSGQNSFEYSDSGPHREMAIDCPDSFIGAIKTPPKYPPPSQTSSNTAVPSSGPRVPPTTPNKMSDSMKDKTKTDNTLSDAAALVTGSQHKPTVEQLERLRKHQEDLRKRREEESRQQQEQEFLRVSLRGSKKLQALENRKMAPDTQAPPTGFVNTAYVDAEDDYEAADDVDGVPLSQVQPRERYLKKNAGIEDLLSTLHHIRNRLNTGDNTSSSAGGHQVTFLKTLFHNPQFQQAVIMHQKMVDITSRSPHPRPVRTDARELFMEVRSASPSKSNEPAMKELIQLLSKPHMKNLLKAHDEVAERESQPILHSQDSELDYPLLQHGEDSVKIIHLEKTNEHLGATVKNEGDSVIVARIVTGGAAEKSGLLHEGDEILEVNGIDMRGKNVNEVSEILANMSGTITFMIIPGHCCVEPPPSSSDAVMHLRAMFNYDPEEDPYIPCRELGISFLKGDILHAIQLSDLNWWQAHREGEEEQHSLAGLIPSRSFQEQRETVRRQLQAESKENKKRNRVCACGRKERKKKKKKKSLYSAGVSEEAEEILTYEEVTRYYPQPNHKRPIVLIGPPDVGRQELRNRLMQWDCDRFAFAVPHTSRAPEPGEQPGKEYHFITRSVFEADILSGKFLEYGEYQNNLYGTSFQAVRQVINEGKQCILNLEPESLKVLRNTDLKPYAVFICPPNLEKLQQLHLDLGKHRPTDEKLKEIIEKGREMEEMYGHLFDVIIVNMDIERTFEELKQEIFRIDNEPQWVPLHWLDNSIM